The following are from one region of the Biomphalaria glabrata chromosome 4, xgBioGlab47.1, whole genome shotgun sequence genome:
- the LOC106079355 gene encoding proteasome subunit alpha type-5-like, which yields MFLTRSEYDRGVNTFSPEGRLFQVEYAIEAIKLGSTAIGLKTNEGVVLAVEKRVTSSLIEAGSIEKIMEVDKHIACAMSGLIADSKTLIDKARVEAQNHWFTYNENMGVEGVTQAVSNLALQFGDDDPDPGAMSRPFGVALLFAGVDEKGPRLFHMDPSGTFIQYDGKAIGSGSEGAQQALQEVYHKSMTLKEACKAALTILKQVMEEKLNSTNVEMCTVTPQNLFRMFTKEELEDIIREI from the exons ATGTTCCTAACTCGCTCCGAGTATGACAGAGGTGTGAACACATTTTCTCCAGAAGGTCGTCTGTTTCAAGTAGAATATGCTATAGAAGCAATCAAA CTTGGCTCAACTGCCATTGGCTTGAAGACTAATGAAGGAGTGGTGCTGGCTGTAGAGAAAAGAGTTACTTCTTCACTTATTGAAGCTGGAAGTATAGAAAAAATTATGGAAGTGGATAAACACATTG CATGTGCTATGAGTGGTCTTATTGCAGACTCAAAGACTTTAATAGACAAAGCACGAGTTGAAGCTCAG AATCACTGGTTTACTTACAATGAGAACATGGGTGTCGAGGGAGTCACACAGGCTGTCTCTAATTTAGCTCTACAGTTTGGGGATGATGACCCTGACCCTGGTGCCATG aGCCGTCCATTTGGTGTCGCCCTTTTATTCGCTGGAGTTGATGAGAAAGGACCAAGATT ATTTCACATGGATCCATCTGGAACATTTATACAGTATGATGGTAAAGCCATAGGGTCTGGATCTGAGGGTGCTCAACAGGCATTACAAGAAGTTTATCACAAG TCAATGACACTGAAGGAAGCATGTAAAGCTGCTTTGACAATACTGAAACAAGTTATGGAGGAAAAATTAAATTCTACTAATGTAGAG atGTGTACTGTCACTCCTCAAAATTTGTTTCGCATGTTTACCAAAGAAGAGTTGGAAGACATTATCAGGGAAATTTGA